One window from the genome of Oreochromis niloticus isolate F11D_XX linkage group LG20, O_niloticus_UMD_NMBU, whole genome shotgun sequence encodes:
- the si:dkey-78k11.9 gene encoding P2Y purinoceptor 1 — protein sequence MNNSSCISFDFTGKFLPPVYILVFITGMVANGLGLRSVLQKWEKLGNVSVFVFSLGLADILYLLTLPFLMVYYFKDDQWIFGEAFCKTTRFFFNLNLYGSIGFLTCISVYRYLAIVHPMRMMGRITVTHSVAISVMVWLLVSVQSLPDMFFPKSPTNNTKRCFDTTSDEYVGDYLKYSLGWTLTGFCIPLFITLSCYGHMIAVLCRNDNIDEVLKQRSLKLLFILILLFSVCYIPYHILKNLNLLSRLSVIKGTCHKWSNGVYIGHQISRGLVCLNSALNPLVYLHVSEDICSQLRQLLQQARQAISSLYTSNQTSVTDT from the coding sequence ATGAACAACTCTTCTTGCATCAGCTTTGACTTTACAGGAAAATTCCTGCCACCTGTCTACATTTTAGTTTTCATCACTGGCATGGTGGCTAACGGACTGGGATTGAGGTCAGTGCTGCAGAAATGGGAGAAACTGGGGAAtgtctctgtctttgttttcagcCTTGGACTTGCAGACATTTTGTATTTGCTCACACTCCCTTTTCTGATGGTGTACTACTTCAAGGATGATCAATGGATCTTTGGAGAAGCCTTTTGCAAGACAACAAGATTCTTCTTCAACCTGAATTTATACGGCAGCATTGGATTCCTCACCTGTATAAGTGTGTACAGGTACTTGGCTATTGTCCATCCAATGAGGATGATGGGGAGAATAACTGTGACTCATTCTGTGGCTATCTCAGTCATGGTCTGGCTGTTGGTGAGTGTTCAAAGTCTTCCAGACATGTTCTTCCCCAAATCACCCACAAACAATACTAAGAGGTGCTTTGATACAACCTCTGATGAATACGTTGGAGATTACCTGAAATACAGCTTGGGATGGACACTCACTGGTTTTTGCATCCCCCTGTTCATCACCCTCAGCTGCTATGGACATATGATTGCTGTTCTCTGCCGCAATGATAACATTGATGAAGTACTGAAACAAAGAAGCTTAAAGTTGTTATTCATCTTGATTCTTCTGTTCTCTGTTTGTTACATCCCCTatcatatattaaaaaatctcAACCTCTTGTCAAGACTAAGCGTAATCAAGGGGACATGTCATAAATGGTCTAATGGAGTCTATATTGGTCATCAGATAAGCCGCGGCCTTGTGTGTCTGAACAGTGCGCTCAATCCTCTAGTTTACCTGCATGTAAGTGAAGATATTTGTTCTCAGCTCAGACAGCTACTCCAACAAGCTCGCCAAGCTATCAGTAGTCTGTACACCTCTAACCAAACTTCAGTCACGGATACTTGA
- the LOC100710807 gene encoding P2Y purinoceptor 1 codes for MTALTHRGGGIVPTAIKDTMSNSSCISFDFTGKFLPPVYILVFITGMVANGLGLRSVLQKWEKLGNVSVFVFNLGLADILYLLTLPFLMVYYFKDDQWIFGEAFCKTTRFFFNLNLYGSIGFLTCISVYRYLAIVHPMRMMGRITVTHSVAISVMVWLLVSVQSLPDMFFPKSPTNNTKRCFDTTSNEYVKDYLKYSLGRTLTGFCIPLFITFSCYGHMIAVLCRNDNIDEVLKQRSLKLLFILILLFSVCYIPYHILKNLNLLSRLSVIKGTCHKWSNGVYIGHQISRGLVCLNSALNPLVYLHVSEDICSQLRQLLQQARQAISSLYTSNQTSVTDT; via the exons A TGACGGCTCTCACTCATCGAGGAGGAGGAATTGTACCGACTGCTATCAAGGACACAATGAGCAACTCTTCTTGCATCAGCTTTGACTTTACAGGAAAATTCCTGCCACCTGTCTACATTTTAGTTTTCATCACTGGCATGGTGGCTAACGGACTGGGATTGAGGTCAGTGCTGCAGAAATGGGAGAAACTGGGGAAtgtctctgtctttgttttcaaCCTTGGACTTGCAGACATTTTGTATTTGCTCACACTCCCTTTTCTGATGGTGTACTACTTCAAGGATGATCAATGGATCTTTGGAGAAGCCTTTTGCAAGACAACAAGATTCTTCTTCAACCTGAATTTATACGGCAGCATTGGATTCCTCACCTGTATAAGTGTGTACAGGTACTTGGCTATTGTCCATCCAATGAGGATGATGGGGAGAATAACTGTGACTCATTCTGTGGCTATCTCAGTCATGGTCTGGCTGTTGGTGAGTGTTCAAAGTCTTCCAGACATGTTCTTCCCCAAATCACCCACAAACAATACTAAGAGGTGCTTTGATACAACCTCTAACGAGTATGTTAAAGATTACCTGAAATACAGCTTGGGACGGACACTCACTGGTTTTTGCATCCCCCTGTTCATCACCTTCAGCTGCTATGGACATATGATTGCTGTTCTCTGCCGCAATGATAACATTGATGAAGTACTGAAACAAAGAAGCTTAAAGTTGTTATTCATCTTGATTCTTCTGTTCTCTGTTTGTTACATCCCCTatcatatattaaaaaatctcAACCTCTTGTCAAGACTAAGCGTAATCAAGGGGACATGTCATAAATGGTCTAATGGAGTCTATATTGGTCATCAGATAAGCCGCGGCCTTGTGTGTCTGAACAGTGCGCTCAATCCTCTAGTTTACCTGCATGTAAGTGAAGATATTTGTTCTCAGCTCAGACAGCTACTCCAACAAGCTCGCCAAGCTATCAGTAGTCTGTACACCTCTAACCAAACTTCAGTCACGGATACTTGA